The Sphingobacteriales bacterium nucleotide sequence TTGCATTAGATTTCAATAGTCAATTAGAAATTTCTCCTTCAAATAAAGATATAAAAAAGTGCGAAGCATTAATCAATGCTATTCATCAATTACAATAAAAAATGCCATTCAGAAATGAATGGCATTAAACTATAAAACTAAAATGTTATTAGTGCATTTCTTGTTGCATCTCCATTGGATTCATTTGTGGAGCGTCTGGCTCAATAGAAATCAATTCTACTTCAAAAATTAATGGCTCATTTGGACCAATTCCTGCTTGTGGAATTCCTTGCATACCATATGCTAATTTTGATGGTACAAAGAATTTGAATTTAGAACCAACAGGCATTAATAAGATACCTTCTTTCCATCCTTGTATAAGATTTGCTAAAGGAAAAATAGCTGGCTCTTTTCTATCAATAGAACTATCAAAAACAGTACTGTCTAACAACATACCTTTGTAATGTACTTTTACAGTATTACTTTCAGTAGGTTTTTGTCCTGTACCTGTAGAAATTATTTGATATTGTAATCCAGAACTTGTAGTTTTTACATCAGCTGCTGTACCATTTTTTGCAAAGAAATCTTTTTCTTTCTTTTTGTTGAATTCTGCTTGCTGATAAGCTTGTGGATTAAATTGTTTCATTAAGACAGCTGCAATGGTATCGCCTCCGAATAATTGTTTTTTACTATTCATTACATCATAGATTGCACGTGCTAATAATTCTGGGTTGATTGTACTATCTAGACCATTTTGTCTTAATTGTGATGCAATTTGTAGACCAACAGCATACGACACTGAATCCATTGATGTTTTTGGGTTTGCATTTTTATACGAACCACCAGACTTACATGCTGAAACTAATAATACAGCAATGCTTAAAATTAAAATAGAATACTTCTTCATTTTGGTTGATTGATTGATTAATTTATATTAATGTTTATGATTTGGATCTGAGTGGTCATGTTCTTGCTCTGGGTTGAATAATTGTGGTGCAATATTTTCTTTTGGAGCTTCAATACCTAATAGTTCAACTTCAAAAATTAAAGCTTCATTTGGTTCAATTACTGGAGGACTTCCGTTAACACCATAACCTAAACTTGGTGGTAAATAGAATTTGAATTTAGAACCCACTGGCATTAACTGCAAACCTTCTGTCCATCCTAAAATTACTTGATTCAATGGAAATGTAATTGGCTCTTTACCAATATTACCATCAAATTCTTTTCCATCTAAATGCGTACCTTTGTAAAATACTTTTACAACATCAGTTGCTAATGGTTTTGCGCCAGTGCCTAATGAAATCACTTCATATTGTAAGCCACTAGCTGTTTTTTTCACACCTTGTCTTTTACCATTTTCTTCAAAGAATTTGTCATTTACATCAGATTTTGCTTTTGACAATAGTGCTTGTTGATTTTGAAAGAATGTTTGTAAATACTCTTGGAATTTTTCTTCAGGAATCAAATATTTGCTTGAATTGTTGTAAGCATCTTTGAATCCTAAATTTAATCCTGATAAACTTGGATTAGTTACTGTGTTTTTTTGAATATCATTTACAATTTGTACACCAAGTATATAGCCAATTGAATCTGCAAGTGTTTTCAATTTTGGAGCTACTGTTGTCGTTGTTGTTTTTGGTGTTACTTTTGTCGTTGTTTTAGACTTTGTTGTTGAATTTTGTCCAAAGACTAATAAGCATATCGAAAAAGTAACAAATAGTACATTTTTTTGCATGTTAATAATTTTTGACAAAGATAGTTTAAGGAAACTATAAAAGCTAACAATTAACTTTTTTTCATAAATATTTTTTAAACAATTTCTGACAATCTTTTCAAGATTGGATACCAATGTACATTGCCTTTCTCAATGCCTAGACGAATAATGACTACTTTTTTAGATTCATTTATGAGCATCGTTTGTCCGTTAAAACCAGCTGCATAATATACATTGCTCAAACTATCATCTACTGAATAGTACCATGCATTGCAGTATCTTTCTTCTGATTTGCTTCTCATTGCTTCATCATCACATTGATTGAGCCAAGATTTTGGCACTACCTGTTTGCCATTATACATACCATTGTTGGCAATCATTACACCAAATTTTGCCAAATCTCTAGCAGTAGTATTTAATCCACCATAGTATTTGGGTACTCTTGTAAGTCGACTATCGACAGTAAAAAAAGAAGAATCTTGCATACCTAATGGTTCCCATATTTTTTCGTATAAATATGTAGTAAAACTCTTATCTTTTAATGCTTTCGTTATGCAATCTCCTAAAATTTGAGTATCTATAGATTTATACTTAAATACTTTTCCTGGTTTGTATGTAAATTTTGCATTTTCAATGGCAGATTGCAAATCTCTATTGTAATAAAATCTAACTGTTTGTAATAAATTTCCATATTCATCATAGTTTAATCCAGAAGTCATTTGGCAAAGATATTCTAGCTTAAGACTATCATACAATGGATTTTTTAAATTATCATAAAAAAAGGAAACTGGTAATTGGTTGCTTTCTATTATGCCTTCTTTGATTGCTATACCTAACAAAGCTGTAATAAATACTTTTGTAACAGAAAATACTTGGGTAATGTCGCCTTCTTTTACACCATTAAGGTATCTTTCAAAAATGATTTTACCATTTTTTACAATTAGAAATGATGTAGTATTTGTGTTTTTTAAAAATATATCTGTATATAAATTTTCTAAATATGTTGAAGAATCTGCCCAAAGTTGTAATTCTGGAATTTGTCTTAATTCTTTTTTTAATTCTGTTTTTTTTGTTGCTGATGGGATACTTAATGTATTGTAAAACTTACCATCAAATATACTTGGCACACGTAATGAATCATTTAATTTGAATACTAATATACTTAGCACAAATACTATTATAACTGTAAATATTTTTAATGCAGTTATTTTTTTATTCATTATTTATCTAATTTGATATTTATATTATAAGCAAAGCCAAGATTAAAATAGATATTGTTTAATGTAGTCTTTTGGTATGTTTCTCTATTATAGATATTGCTATAACCTTTGTATTTGTATTTATAGAAATCATAATCTACACCAACAGAAAAACCAAACTTATTTTTTATTAAATATCTAAACTTACAATCTAATCCAAGATAGATTTTCTTTCCTTTAGAATCAAAATATTCATCAGCAGTGTATCCACCAATTCTGAATGTTGGCATGATGTGCAAGTTTTTATTTTTAAGAAACTCAAATGAATATCCTATTGATGTTGCAATGACAAAGAAAAAAGAATTTTGCTTTGACAATAAACTTGTACCTTGTCTTTTGTAATTTTTTATAGAAAAAAACTGATAATGGATTCCATTATATAAATTCTTCCAAAAATTGGCTTGTAATGAAATTTGTAAATTTGATGCACTGTAATTTTTCTTAAGTTACGTTTGTCATCATATTCTATAAATTCAGTAAGGTTAATCCCACCAAATGTATCTAATTTGATTTTGTATTCACCGCTGTACAAATCATTCTGTATCATTGTAGGAATGGCATAAGTATAATTCATGCCAAATAAAATTCTAACTTTTTCTGGGTTAAATTTCTTAGTTTTTATTTTTAAATTTTCAGCCAATGATGCACTATCTACATTTTGAGCATAAAAATGAAAAAAAGAGAATAAAAATACTACTGAAATTATACTTCGAAACATTTCGTAAATATAATTAATCCCAATCAATTGATTGGGATTAATTAATTAAATATTCATTGAATTATTTATTCTTTAACGAACTTAGCTTGATGATTTTGTTGTTGTTCTTTATCTAGTAAATTTAAGATATACATACCTTTTGCAAACTGCATAGCATCAATTTGTATGATATTCATACCTCTTTCTACTTTCTTAGCCTCGTTTATCATATTTCTGCCAGTTACATCAAATACATTCAAGTCTAATTCAGTTGCTCTACTTGCTTGGTATTGAATATTCAATAAACCATTAGTTGGATTAGGATATATTTTCACTATACCATCATTAATTGCAGTATTGTTCTCTCCTAATTTGATATTAATAATCTCTGAATATTTGAATGTACCATCTGTATCGTACATTTTCAATCTATAGTAATTATCTCCAACTTGTGGATTTTCATCATTGAATGTATAATCAACTGGAATATTACTATTTCCAGCAGCTAATTTTTCTCCTATATATTCAAAATTGGTAGCATCATAAGATTTTTCAATTTCAAATTTCAAAGAGTTAATTTCAGATGCTGTTGTCCAATTCAATACATTGACTTCACCATCATTATAACCTGTAAATGATAATAATTCAATTGGCAATATAGTTGTTGGCGATGTTCCTTTTACAAACAATATTTGTCCTGCAGATGCACAACTTGCTTCATTTTCATCACTAATGATTTGTACTACATATTTTGTACATCTAGGTAATATATATGTTTGATTAAAGTTAGTTGCCGTAGTACCACCTAATACTTCCTCAAATACTGCACAATTCACAATTACTTCTTGATAATCTGGTGTACATGGTGTATTATCTTGCATCATTGACATTGCTGTTTTTCCGCAACCTAAATTTGTTAATGAGAATATCATTTGAACAGTATCAACTGGTGTACCATCACAATCTGTATTGAATGTAAAATAATTCACAGAGTTATTTGCTTCTGACAAACAATCATAATATATAGGATTATAGTCTGTACCATTGGTATTCATATTCCAACATTGTGGTTGGTCATAACCAATACTTGATGATGTACTACAAGGTAGTTTTGCAGGACAATCTACAGATAAGCAGAAACCAAATGTTACATCATTTGGGTTAGTTGGTGCATCTGCATTAAATACTTGTAAATATAATGTCTCGCCAGGGAAAGCAGCAACTGTCATATCAACATCATTACCAAATCCACCAGAACCACAATTCACTTGTTGTAAGACACCACTGCAACCACTAGGTGCTCTATATATTCCAATATGTTGATCTGAATTATTTATTCCTGCTATAGATGAATATTCATCATTCCCTTGTATTCTAATTCCTGTAGCACTCAATGGAACAGTGAATTTAAACCAATAGTCATTACAGTTACTTTCTCCATTACAACCAATAGCTGTTGCTGTTTTAGTTGCTTGGTCTATATCTGTTGCTGTATCTTTTACAACATATATTTTGGTAAGATATTGTCCATCAGAAGAACATGGTCCAAATGCAGCACTTCTTATATGTTGTGTAACATCTTCTGCTCCACAAGGCTCGTCGTTTGCTGGGGCTACATTTTCAGCATATAAATCATTAATTACAAAATCCCAAGTTCCTCTATCAGTAAAAAGGTCATTACCATCAAATTGGATATAATAAGTTTTACCTGGAGACAAACATCTAAAGTCAGTACTTCCCAATCCACTTGTTAAAAATCCTGATGACTCATTTAACATTAATCCTGTAAATCCATTTGTAGCACAATTATAACCTGTTGGTGCTTCATATAAATTCATATTTACTGACAACAATAAAGGTACGCTGAAGTTTGATAAGGTTAATCTTACTTCTCCAGAAGCAGGTGCAACAAATTGATACCATAATGTTTCGTCATAAGAACTACCATTTGATGGAGTTTGTGGCATTGGCGAAACATTTGGCTCATTTGCTTGTGATGTAGCACATCTGTTATCAGCATTATATGTCGTTCCAATATTCGCTGTTGGCGCAGTACAAATATTATCAGCTGGATTAGTTGTACCTGATGTAAATTGTACAGAAACACTAAAGTTATTTCCTACATCGCCACCTAATACGCCATCAATACCTTGAATTTGCACATAGTATGTTTTACCTTCTTCTATTTCCCAACATGCTAAACCTAGTGTTTCATTATTATTTAAATCTACATTATTAGATTCTTTAATTTGTGTCATATTGTTCCATGTTGTTGATGTACAAACTGGAGCACCTGACGTATTATCCTCTCTCCAAACTCCAATATAAGCATTTATTGCATCTCCTGCACCATTGGTAACATTAATATTGTAAGTACCATCTGTGTTGCTTGCAACAAACTTATACCACAATGTATGGTCATAGCTACCATCAGTAATATCATCTAATGGTCCATCTGTTTCTGGCTCTCCAACCTGTTGTGTTGCACATGTATTATTTTGTGCAGTAAATGCTTTTGTTGTAGAAGTTGTAAATGTACCAAAATTACCAGATGTTGAAGTAGATGGGAATGCACCTGGTGTTGCACCAATACCACAAATATCATCATTTAATGGAGTTGTTTGATTTGAGTTTGTCAACTGAATATTAAAATTACCAACATCAACAGAGCCTACTAAATCATTTCCATCAATTTGTAAATAATATCGTTTTGATGTTTTCAAACATGGCCATGTTTCATCAATTTCATTACCTACTAATAATGTTGAAGAACCACTTGCAATTTCTTTTAATTGACTCCATGTTGGAATATCAGCTGGTGTGCCTGTGCAAGTTATTGTTGTTGTACTTGGCACTTCATACAATACATAATTAATTCCACCTAACATACCTGATGTTACATCTAATTGCATTCTAACACTTTGTTCTGCAGTTGGCACAAATGTGAACCAAACAGTTTCGTCATAATCATTAGAAGTCACATCATCTCCTGTTCCACCCATATTATTACTTGTATTTGGTTCTCCTGTTTCTTCCCATGAGCATTTATTAGTTCTATTTACAGCACTAGCCATACTAGTACTCAATGCTTCTGCACTACATATCAAGTCATTACTTGGTCCAGGATTTCCAGAACCATCATCAGAAACTGTAACGATAAAGTCACCTTGGTCTACAGTAAATGGTACATTATCATTACCATCAATTTGTATTAAATATCTTGTATTAGGTAACAAACAAGTAAATGATTCTGATGTAGAACTTACACCTGTAGAACTTGAACCTTCTTGAATTATTACTCTACTTGGTGCATTTGTTACTCTAAATGCTGGATTACCCATTGTTTGGTTGTAATAATACAATGTAAAGTTTGGTGAGAATGTACCAGAAATACTTGGATTGTCTGCAACAGTTATAGTTGTTACACCTGGATTATCAGATGTTGTAAAATAAAACCATACTGTTTCATCCTCTGCACTAAATATTGCAGTATGACCAGTTTCACTAGTTCCACAATAGTCTCCACTTTCATTATTTTCGCAAGTAGCACATATATTATGTCCATATCTTGATTTTGTACCGCCTGCTGGTAAAACATATAAACCTGGTGCTGTAACAGTACTATCCATTGGAAGTGCATTCACTAAATTATCATTAGAAGCACGTTTAGAATAATTTCCTAAATCTCTAACTTGTAAATTGAATAAAAAGTTATCTGTAGCTCCAGGTAATGTAAATCCTAATAATGACATATCAATACCATCAACTTGTACATAGTACCATGTATTTGGTTTTGCACATGGAATAGATACTTTTGCTGAATCTACTGTAACACCTGCTAATACGACAACGCCTGTATTTTCATCTAGTTTAGCAATTCCATTAAATGGATCTGTGGTACAAGAATTATCTGCGCCTATATATCTATACACTGCAATTTGTGGTGCAGCAATATAACCGTTAGAAAGAACGTCTCTTACTACCACTTCAATATCGCCTGGTGTTGCACTTGTTCTAAATTTAAACCATACTGTTTCGTCAGAACATGGTTCAGATTGCACACAATCTTGGTCTGTATTTGGTTCGCCTTGTTGCTGAGTAGCACAGAAATTATTTTCTAAATTTCTAATTTGACTACCACCAGCAGCTACAGTTCCCATATTTCTTGCATTACAAATATCATCATTTGCAACATCTAATCCTGGTGTAGCTGACATTGATATAGATATATCAAAATCACCCATATTATCACCAAATAATGGACAGGCACTTGAGCCTGCAACTCTTAACAAATATGTAGTCATTGGTTTAGGACAAGTCAAAGTAATTCTTTCATTTCTTGGATTAAGTGGTAAATATGGAATGTTTGTTCCTTCTCCAACTCTGTATAATCTATTAAATTTATTATTGCCTAAGTTTGTACAACCAGCAGCTGTATAATATGAATTTAAGGCTCCTGTATATTCATATAAGTCCATATCTGGATCAAAACAAGTACCACTTGGATTGGTTACATTAATCGTAATTTCTCCAGGTAATAGTGGTGGAAGAATTGGTCCAGTATTGAATGCATACCAAACCGTTGGTGTATTATCTGAATTAAATGGATTCAAATCCCATCCATTCATTTCTGGTTCGTTTACTTCTGTAGTTGCACATCTGTTATTATGTCTAAATGTTATACTTTCTCCATTTTGTAGGTATGTTGCATTATTAAAAATATTTATTGAACCAGATGGATTTTTAACTCTGTGTGCTTCACACATATTGTCATTTCCACCTGGCAAATCTGGATTTACTGTATAATCTACATTACTTGCGTAAGTTGGATCTGCTGGTAAATGTGTAATTTTTACTTTAAACTGTCCTGTCTCACAATCTGTTCCTGTGCCACCTGCAACATCTCTTAATGGATCACCACAAATAGCTGTAAGTAAAGGACCACAAGTTGTATTTCTATCTCCATCTACTTGTACCCAATACCATCTGTTAGGAACTAAACAATGCACCTCCATATCTTCACTTTGTCCTCCAAGTATTGGTGGATCATAATCTTCCATGATTGTAAATCCATTTGTTGCTAAACCATTACATGTTTGGTTTGGTATATCATACACTGCAATTCCAAGATCAATATCATTAACTTCTTGTAATGCTTCAATTCTTACTTTTCCAGATGCTGGAGCTTGGAATTTAAACCATAATGAATGTTCTACATTAAACTCATCTGTAGTTAAATCTGCCAAATTATCTTGATATGTACCTGTGATTTTTTCTGCAATTTTACCTGCACCTTCTATATTTGGTTCTATAGTTGCACAGCTATTGTTGAAAGCTACTGTTGTTACTGAACCATTAACTGCCAATGCATTTACTCCTGCAATTGTTGCAGCATCACAAATATCATCATTTGTAGATGCAGGAATTCCAGATACTTCTTGTACTGATATTCTAAAATCACCTTCTACATCTTCAAAATCTGCTCCTGCAACATAACTTGCATCACCATCAATCATGATATAATATGTTTCACCTGGTTTTAAACAGCTAACAACCATATACTCATCAAAGCCACAGCCTAATACACCTGGTAAACAAACACCTGTATAATCATCAGCATTTGTTGGATCTAATTCTATACAGCCACCATCAAATCCGAAACCACTTCTTAGTTCTGTTAATCTCCATTTATCAAAACAATTTGAAGTTTGGAATACAGCCAACTGTAAGTTTATATCTTGGTGATAGTCATCTTCTCCTCTTATTTGATCGATATTTTCTGCTCTAATTTTTACTTTTCCAGTTGATGGTGCAACGAAAGAAGCCCAAACAGTTTTATCTGTAGAAGAATTTCTTGCGCCCCATTGATATGGTAATGGATCTCCAATTGATGTAGCACATCTATTGGTCATTTTTTCCATGATAATGAACTGTAACCTAAGCTTGCATTTTGAGAGAACCTAAATTGTATGCAAAGCATGGTTCATCATGTATATAATCGAAATTTCTAATTCCTAATCCAGTGTAAGGTGAAATATTTGTAGCAGTATTGTCTGGATTTACTAAACCTAATGCTGCATCTTTTATTTGTAATTTAAAATACCCCATTACACAATCGCCCGCATCTAATAAATCACAAGTTAAATAATCTCCTCCATCAACTTGAAGATAATAATATTTATTTGGATCTAAACAAGTTGCAATAAAGCTATTACCCTCGTTACAAAATGCACCACCAAATGCACTACTTCCACCACATGTATTATATATGTCGTATGCAAAAAGTACATTTGTTGATAGCCCAGAACAAGCACCTATACCTGCCTCTGTTAATTCACAGTCTTTATGGTCTTGTGCTAAAATTGGTGTCCATAAATAACGTGGGTCTGAGCAATGTGTATTTGTTCCATTACCTAAGATAGGTTCCCAAATAGCCATTTGTATATCTAAGTCATCATCAACACCTGGTGAACCTGCTGGTGCTGATTGTGCTGTAATTAATACAGAACCTGACAAAGGTGGTTTAAATCTAAACCATACGTCTGCTTCTAGTTCTTGTGAAAAATCTGCTCGCCATTGTACATCTGGTGTAGCACAGAAATTGTCATATAATGTTGCTGGTGCTAATTGTCCTCCATTTGGTACTGAACCTAAATCAATAGCATTACAAATAGAATCATTTATAGGTGCACCTCCTAAAGTAGGTGCTGTTTTTATGCCATATGTTCCATTGTCAAATGACCATAATCCTTCATAGCATAATGAAATTGCACCTGCATCTTTAATTTGTACATAATAAGTTGTGTTTGGTATTGGACATTTTAATCTAAATAAATCTTTGTAACAAGGTGCTCCAAATCCATATCCAGTAGTTGCTTCACACAAATCTCCTGGTATGTTCATTTCAGGTTGTACTGCCATCTGTGTCTGAATTGGGCACGATGCAGGAGTTTCTGGTAACAAGAAAGTAACTTCAGAATTAAATCCAACTCCACCATTATATGGTAATGGTTCTAAACAAAGTGTACCTCTATTTGCATCAGTAAGAATATTATCATTATTGTACCAATATATCCAATCTGGTACAGTAGTACCTGTTGTAAATTTATACCAAGTTGTTGCTGTATGTGTACCTCCACCTGTAATATTATCTTCTTGTTGGTTATTTGAACCTGGGTTTGATATATCATTTTCTCCACTTTCTGCAGCTGTACACTTATTTGTATGTGGTAATCCAAAGTAAGGAGCAGCTGTAAATTTATTACTAAGTGTCCAATTTACATTAGTTGATGTGCCTGCCGCTGTACCATTTTGTGTAATGATTCCTAAATCAACAGCATCACATAAGTTATCTGCAGCTCTAAATGCAGCTTTTTTAACTCTTAATGAAAAATCTACATAATCGCCACCTAAGCCTGTAACACTTGCATGATCAACTTGTACATAATATGTTGTATTTGCTTTTAAACAAAGATATTCTAGTTTAGCATCGCCAAAATCTAAATTTTGAGTATAATCAACTAAACTTAGATTAGAAAAACTTGCAGCATTTTCGGGTGTACATGTGCGAACAGTTGTTGCTGTTTGTTCATATACTGCAAAAGTTGGCCATGCATCTATTGATCCTCCAAGTCTATCTACCTCAAATGTATATACATGCGGTAATTGTGCCAATGGGTGAGATGTTGGATAATAAGCTGCTGGTGTAGTGAACTTATACCAAACTGTCTTATCAATAGATTGAGCTGGAAATGCATCAGGTTCTCCTGATGCTGCAACTGTTGCACAAATATTAGTTTGTTTATTAATAAATAAGTCTGTGTTTGTTGTGTTTGAGAGTGTTCCTAAATTTGTAGCATCACAGATTTTGTCTGGTCCTGCTGTAAAACCGTTGTCTGTAATTGTCATTGTAAAATCCATCATGTCACATGTAGAATACCAAGCATCGTCTAATTGCACCCAATATGTAGTATTTGGTTTAGGACATTCAATATCATAAACAGACTCATCACCCACATTTCCGATTAGTGGTACATCAATACCATTCGGATAATCACCATTAGCTAAGGTAATACCATTAAACCAATTTGTAGAAGAAGTCCAACCTGTACAATTTGTAGGTAATGCTGGTGTTCCGTCAGCTTCATAAACTTTTAACCAAGCACCTGTCCATGTACATAAAGCTCCACCGGAACCATTTGAACCACTTGCATTTATTCTTATTTTGCTACCTGGTGTACTTGATGTAACGAATTTAATCCAAACTGTTTCATCATCATTATCTACATTTGGCTCATCTAAAGCACATTGTTCTTGAGCTGTTGCAGATTTATTATTAAATGTTGGGATAGAAATTGTCTCGCCTAAATCTAAGGTATCATTATTAGTAATAGACTCTGTATGTGCAGCAGCACCACCATTTGTGGTACCTGCCAACCAAGCATTACAAAAATCATCATTGCTATTGAATGTGCCATTCCAATTTACTGCTAAGCTGAATATTCCTTCAGTTTCTAAAATTCCACCACCTCCGTCACAACGAATAAAGTAGGTTGAGTTTGGATGTAAATATCCAGTTTCATTAATTTCTGCATCTGTATCAAACACATTGGTTGCATCTGCATCCCAGCTATTTTTTTCATTTGTTAAATTAGACCAAGTAGGTCCTCCACAGACATTTCCGCATGCTTCATACAAGTATAAGTCAGGATCTATTCCATCTTGTTCTGCCATTCTAATATTTATATTTCTTGGCACAGTAGCACCAGTAGTAAAATAGTACCATACTGTTTTTTGTCCGCCACTTGGCTCTCCAGCTTCTGTACTTGCACATATATTAGATTGATTATTTAATGTTGCAAAAGAACCAGAAGTTGTATTTATATTACCTAATAATTTTGCATTAATTGAAGTGCCATTACATATATTATCTACACCATTTGTAGCATTATAACTCGAAATATTAACTTTAATTCGTCCAGCACTTCTTCCACCATTTAATATATTTGTACATGCATCAAAATTATACCCTGTACCTACTTGTAAATAATAATCTCTACCACCAAGTAAACATTCTGCACTAAAAGTACCACCGTCTGAAAAACACCATCTATCAAATGCTACTTCTGTAAGTCCAGATGTACCGGAACATGCGGCTGTTGATTTTAAATAAAGTGTTGCTGCAACATAATTAGCGTCTTCACCTGCTTCTTCGATATTAATATTTACTCCAGTAAGTCCATCAGTTGGTGTTGTAAACTTATACCACATAGTATTGGACATATCTCCTAAGCGTTGCTCGCCTGCTTGTGTCCCTAAACATGTATTATTATAATAAACATTACCTGTACTCGAATTCGAATTTAATGTACCAAAATCATGTGCATCACAGACATTGTCTTTACCTTGAGCAGTAGTTGAACCAACAACTGTAATTCTATATGTACCCTCATCCTCATTAGCATTTGGACAAAATACAGCGGTGTTATTTTGCCAGCCTGCTACTTGAACATAATATTTTGAATTTGGGTCTAAGCAAAATCTTCTATAAGAATTTAATGTATTCTCAAATGTACCATCTATTCTACAATTCACATTATCATCTCCATCTCCATCTCCAAGGTTTGTTAATTTGCTCCAATCAACACAAGAACGAGGAAATACATATGCAGTATCGTTTTGTTTCCATAACTTAAAATCTGCATCTAAATCATCTCCACCATAATCTCCATAAACATTTATATCTACATAAGCTGGAACAGTAGCTCCAGTTGTAAAGAAAAACCAATCTGTATGGCTATCTGCTAATCCAGGTTCTCCTGATTCTTGATTTGTTCCATTATTATTATCATTAGCAGCTAAAGTACCTCC carries:
- a CDS encoding T9SS type A sorting domain-containing protein; this translates as MEKMTNRCATSIGDPLPYQWGARNSSTDKTVWASFVAPSTGKVKIRAENIDQIRGEDDYHQDINLQLAVFQTSNCFDKWRLTELRSGFGFDGGCIELDPTNADDYTGVCLPGVLGCGFDEYMVVSCLKPGETYYIMIDGDASYVAGADFEDVEGDFRISVQEVSGIPASTNDDICDAATIAGVNALAVNGSVTTVAFNNSCATIEPNIEGAGKIAEKITGTYQDNLADLTTDEFNVEHSLWFKFQAPASGKVRIEALQEVNDIDLGIAVYDIPNQTCNGLATNGFTIMEDYDPPILGGQSEDMEVHCLVPNRWYWVQVDGDRNTTCGPLLTAICGDPLRDVAGGTGTDCETGQFKVKITHLPADPTYASNVDYTVNPDLPGGNDNMCEAHRVKNPSGSINIFNNATYLQNGESITFRHNNRCATTEVNEPEMNGWDLNPFNSDNTPTVWYAFNTGPILPPLLPGEITINVTNPSGTCFDPDMDLYEYTGALNSYYTAAGCTNLGNNKFNRLYRVGEGTNIPYLPLNPRNERITLTCPKPMTTYLLRVAGSSACPLFGDNMGDFDISISMSATPGLDVANDDICNARNMGTVAAGGSQIRNLENNFCATQQQGEPNTDQDCVQSEPCSDETVWFKFRTSATPGDIEVVVRDVLSNGYIAAPQIAVYRYIGADNSCTTDPFNGIAKLDENTGVVVLAGVTVDSAKVSIPCAKPNTWYYVQVDGIDMSLLGFTLPGATDNFLFNLQVRDLGNYSKRASNDNLVNALPMDSTVTAPGLYVLPAGGTKSRYGHNICATCENNESGDYCGTSETGHTAIFSAEDETVWFYFTTSDNPGVTTITVADNPSISGTFSPNFTLYYYNQTMGNPAFRVTNAPSRVIIQEGSSSTGVSSTSESFTCLLPNTRYLIQIDGNDNVPFTVDQGDFIVTVSDDGSGNPGPSNDLICSAEALSTSMASAVNRTNKCSWEETGEPNTSNNMGGTGDDVTSNDYDETVWFTFVPTAEQSVRMQLDVTSGMLGGINYVLYEVPSTTTITCTGTPADIPTWSQLKEIASGSSTLLVGNEIDETWPCLKTSKRYYLQIDGNDLVGSVDVGNFNIQLTNSNQTTPLNDDICGIGATPGAFPSTSTSGNFGTFTTSTTKAFTAQNNTCATQQVGEPETDGPLDDITDGSYDHTLWYKFVASNTDGTYNINVTNGAGDAINAYIGVWREDNTSGAPVCTSTTWNNMTQIKESNNVDLNNNETLGLACWEIEEGKTYYVQIQGIDGVLGGDVGNNFSVSVQFTSGTTNPADNICTAPTANIGTTYNADNRCATSQANEPNVSPMPQTPSNGSSYDETLWYQFVAPASGEVRLTLSNFSVPLLLSVNMNLYEAPTGYNCATNGFTGLMLNESSGFLTSGLGSTDFRCLSPGKTYYIQFDGNDLFTDRGTWDFVINDLYAENVAPANDEPCGAEDVTQHIRSAAFGPCSSDGQYLTKIYVVKDTATDIDQATKTATAIGCNGESNCNDYWFKFTVPLSATGIRIQGNDEYSSIAGINNSDQHIGIYRAPSGCSGVLQQVNCGSGGFGNDVDMTVAAFPGETLYLQVFNADAPTNPNDVTFGFCLSVDCPAKLPCSTSSSIGYDQPQCWNMNTNGTDYNPIYYDCLSEANNSVNYFTFNTDCDGTPVDTVQMIFSLTNLGCGKTAMSMMQDNTPCTPDYQEVIVNCAVFEEVLGGTTATNFNQTYILPRCTKYVVQIISDENEASCASAGQILFVKGTSPTTILPIELLSFTGYNDGEVNVLNWTTASEINSLKFEIEKSYDATNFEYIGEKLAAGNSNIPVDYTFNDENPQVGDNYYRLKMYDTDGTFKYSEIINIKLGENNTAINDGIVKIYPNPTNGLLNIQYQASRATELDLNVFDVTGRNMINEAKKVERGMNIIQIDAMQFAKGMYILNLLDKEQQQNHQAKFVKE